tttgctcTTCACATTCTTGATTTTTTAAAGTTAAACTGTCAAAATcatttaacagtttgtcattttctgtttttagattctcacagttttcatgtaaccaaagaatctggttttcagcaGCGTGCTTCTCATCGTTCAGTCTTTTGACTTCAGATTCCAAACTTGCCATgtctttcacgagtttgtcattatcagtcttgacgTTATCGCATTGTGAGCActttgtttcattcttcaccgattcttcagcttttggagtttcttcttcctttgctatgaatgtacctgcacaaaacattttaacaaaatcaagaggatttccattattatcaatataacaacctcgtttgaaatcgtatttcagcacatgttttgccctgatacatttACCAATCCTTTTGATCATCTCCTCAAACACATCTAAACCCAGATCTAGCGCATTAttctccaaaaccttgatcatttctttctttttctttctggtttcaagttcatgagctttaagtttgctaATGAATTGATTtaaaggtagttttgaaaaatttgaatcaTCTCTTAAATTTTTTAAACATTCACTCCATTCAATCGgcaatgcatctgcaaatttctccaatttaTCAGCAgttgacggatatatctcatgatctttcagataattcagcaaaacactatatcggtctttaagatcatccaacgtttcgtctttcagacacacaaaatatttaaacctttttgcccatccatctttgctcacttttctataaccctcatcttGATATCCGTTgtgccaatcattaaatctttcgaaataatagttctcctgttcatcaaacaccattTCCATTTTTCCACCTTATGTTTGTCGAAGATTCGTAAACCCGTTCCAAGAATGTACACTGTTAACTCAAATGCCCCCTCAATTCTTTTATCACATGGGCTGCGTTTTCACTTCTGAAAATTACTTGTTAATTAGGCCTTTCTTACAAACAATGAGTGGTGGGCTTAATCAACTTGGATTGGCTCAAGTCTTCAAACAATCAAACTACCCGGTGGTTGTAAACACAACGTAGGATTGGGTCTTAGTGGGGCGGTGAAAATGGGCTATGtgattggtcttttgggcggttgGGTGTGCAAATCAAAAACACACTTGATTAAAAGTTGATTTGGCGGTGCACAATAACACACGTTTAACCAGGTTGATTTGACGGTGGGTTGTTTTTAATGTTGTCTTTAATGAATTTAATATGGGCTTTTAAGAGGTGGGCGGCAAGTAAAAATGGGCCACGAAAAGGTGATTGGGCGGTGCAAGTTATAGGGTGGCAAAGCACTTTTGATTGGGTAAATGGGTGGGTTGGGCGGTGTGGGCTTATTGGCTGAAGTGGGCGGTGGGTCAACCAACAATTGGAAATTGGGTGTCTAATTGAGTGGGGGCGGTGGGTTTTATGAGGACAAAAATGTGGGTTGCAGTTAAGGGCGGCAAACGTGATAAGGTAACAACAACTTGTAGTGGGTCGGTGATACAATACACAATTGACAACACCCTGTCAACAACCTGCAAGTGCAGAACGTTCACGTGAAGAAGATGACTTATGAGCGGACCACAACCTGACAAATACGCGGTTCAGACAGTATTTTCGAGCGACCCAGACGAtagtgacacaaaagcggttcagGTCAGAAATTTCGAGCGAACCAGACCCTaacctatgagcgatccagactCTAACCTATGAGCGGTCCAGACATTCATTTCAAGCGAACCAGATATCAAAAGCGTTCCTTTGAGCGGTCCAGACACGTAACTTCGAGCGGTTCAGAAATTTTGACGTTCAAGCGGTTCAGCCTGttcgtataagcgaaccagacatGCAGATCTGCAACTTTGACGCAAAGACGAACTGAAAAATCGCGATTACTCCTAAACGGCTCGGAATTTCGAGCTGAAaattggtagggttgtagatcgggtctatatgcacaacatatccaaaaatcagacgaaacggaccgtatttacctgttcaatttgacgtttttcagaaAAGAACGAGTAGAATATGAAAAATCGACGAAATTGGATCTGAATCTGCTTTGAATCGGCTGAAATCAGTACGAAAAcaacgtgtttgatcaagcaatcgagctcctagctctgataccacttgtaggaccggttttgacgccgttcgattgcgtaacgttcgtttcacgtgcggaatccgtgaacgaacgtgaccgaacacacgataacgtacatttaacgtgattccattgataACTTGACAAGATCGATACACGAATCACGGATTTacagctttctctctctactttctctctctagaaagtctcctcTCTAAATCTCTAACTCAAAGTCTTCCAAGCATCTTCCAAAGTCTATCTAAAAATATGACATAACtacctatttatatggtcaaggcaacttagtgAGAATTcccactaattacaagtttgccaccttgccatttctaactagatatgacataatacgcttgatttcttctcggcttttcactacgactcggattaaccggattgacgaaggcgatagacaaaatatgcatcaacaacgatttcaaggtttaaacgatgatttcaaaaacgattaagatggtttatactaaactaataacgatttcaataaggtgaacaagacttgttggttgtaattacataacgaatgacattcattagctttggccgagccgaccagtattaggttatggtaccataggatctgacaaatcccgttatcagactacacccatggttatgtgtgggggttatgtaggtaacgaccgaatctgtgattgttaacttaccctttggtggtttgttaatacgagaaacgaGGTAGATGAGTCACGAAGGTTTCaatgttattagcgaggcgaccaaaagtagtttcattattaaaatgaatatgattttgagatgagttaaacgatttgagacgACTTCAACGAGATAAAtgatttggataaacgattggttttaggtagtgattagataatgggacgggtgtagtatgatagaatcatggtagatacgccactggtacatcttatatataagtgcttctatcatattacattgcgtgtcattatttagttcacttgggaaacgattttgaaatgatgtcacacaacgaggtttttgaaacgatataaaccatacgagttttattaacgagtttttacgagatgttatacgatttggtttactaaaacaaatgtttttgggttaagagtcatggctacgagatttttataaactataaccatcttgatttgagatggttaattatgttgcaatacacttttcaaaacgaggtttgtattttgactcttgtagtctaacgaggtactgcaacatataaatgagccatgaatccgatactcccataaaacctatgtactcgccagcatttctttgctgacttaatttttacatatgtttcaggtggtattgcttgatgttgcatGCTAGGgagcttgtgtcacataggacctggacgaggccttagtgacttaaaaacagttataaacaatgtgtattatgtttgttttggtttaaagacaatgtacattacataataattcaataaaacgaaacatttggttaccatggttatggaacaataattctgttgcaacactccccgacatttccgccacggtttgttgttttaacgtggtcagggtgtgacagcacGCCACGAAGtaccggtatccatcgtgtctgacagggatacccggtttacttcacACTTCCGGTGAGActtccaagaacagatgggaactaaaCTTTTTATCAGCACTACATACCATCCTCAGACGAATGGACAGAGTGAGAGAAAGATACAGACACTAGATGACATGCGGAGGGCGTGTATCATCGAtttcgggggtagttgggatgtgtaTTTAACGTTAGCAGAATTCTCTTaaaacaacagttatcatgccagtATCGGCATGGCCCCGTTTGAGAtgctatatggtagaaaatgtagaacccCGATGTGTTGGGGTGAAGTAGGTCCGCGTGAATTGGCCCATAAAGATGTAGTCCAAGCCACTAATGAGAAAATTGATGTGGTACGAGCTCATTTGAAGGCGACCCAAGACAAACAAAAGTCTTATGCCGATAAAAGACGGAAACCGATTGAATTTCAGGTGGGTGACAtggttatgttaaaggtttccccatggaaaggCGTTATCCGATTCAGAAAAAGAGGGAAACTAAGCCCGAGGTTTATCGGGCCATTTAAAATCATCGAACGGGTTGGCAAGGTAGCATATCGCCTTGAATTACCAGACGAATTGAGCGAAATCCATGGCACGTTTCATGTGTCACAACTCCGAAAGTGCTTAGCTGAGGAAACGACTTATATCCACTACGGTGATATCGAGGTGGACAACAACCTTAACTATGCGGTAAGGCCAATTGGGATTCTAGATCGAAAGGTTAAAGATTTGCGGAATAAGAAAATTAATCAAGTGAAGATCAAGTGGGAACACAGAAAAGGGTCGGATACTACATGTGTTggtgcactgatgtctgttaacttcgtctttatagagtcttgtattgtatgtattagatcagggcacggaaaTCATGAAAACAGTGTGTTtgggtaattccgcatgaaaggtGTTTAATGTGATTTCACACGGAATTAAGGATTCACACGATATTAGTAATTCCGCACAGAATTatctaattccgcatgaactcATGATTTCGCTTGTActcgtttcaagcggaattacaccACTATATATATCTGTTGTCTCTGATTCATTTCACAGGGAATTAGTGTGTTGAGAGCTGAGGtactgccggatttttgtcaagATTGTTTGTAATAGCTCAGGAAATCAGTAATAGATAAAGattgaaaaggaacaagctgtgttgacatcttttacattgattccgcctttgtatctgatgatgaactactcagaatgactgtttagggtcaccggtcgatccaacaagtggtatcagagcgctgtatggtttacaccaggccccgggagcttggtacgagacgttGTCTCAACACCTGCTTGCCAACAACtttattcgtggaaaagtggatgccactctctttaCCAAGTTAgtcgatggtcatcttctgatagttcagatatacgtggacgacatcatatttgggtcaacaaatgagaatctgtgcaaagattttgaaaaagttatgaagcaaaagtttgaaatgtcatcaatgggtgagatgaaattctttttaggtcttcaggttgaacaactacctaaaggaattttcatacatcaaacaaagtatgttcatgatatcttagagaaatttgggatgtcaagttctactccagcctCCACCCCGTTAGCAACGAACCATGGGATAAAccctgatctcaccggagagaaGGCAGACGAAACaatgtatcgttccatgatcgatTCGCtaatgtatctgactgcttcaagacccgatatcatgtatgcaacgtgcctcgcagcgagatatcaatctaacccgagagcttcgcatatggtgattgtgaagaggatattacgctacctgaaaggaactccgtcattggggttgtggtatcctaaagaaggcgactttacgctcgaagggtattccgattcgaatttcggatgctgcaaagttaatgcaaaatcaacaacgtCGGGTTGTTAGTTTTTCGGACTTCGCTTGGTCACCTGGCAGAGTAAGAAGCAAATTTCTAtggctctatccacatgtgaagcggagtatgtatctgctagcagttgctgctctaaGATCTTgaggatccagcaacagatgcgcgactacggtttgcagtttcttactactctgatttttgttgataatgtGGTAGCGATTAATATCAcgaaaaatcctgttcatcacgctaaaacgaaacacatagaaattcgtcatcacttcatccgagattgcttcgagaagaagttgatacgaattgagaaaatccacactgacgaacagaaagctgatttacttaccaaagcttttgataaaacacattttaaatatcttttaacactgaacggtatgaagcttttcTTGGTGTTGGAAGAAATTCTTGGCGTTGATGAGGGAGATACTGTTGAGGATGCTGAAAAGCAATCTGCAATgatttgtcgattttttacttattttggtatttagggggagccagtatattttcagaaaatacaaaaacagtaaaaaactGAAAatgagcttgtgtaaaaagggaaaatgatagtacatcggctagacagttacagtatgctaaagatttgtaatgtttaaaaggttttaaacagtctcgctgatgatatgccgataggtttttacacattcagtaaatcttgtttgggatataaacctaaatttcaaacttgcttattttgtgggtaacaaatcttggatatataggtaacccctaaaatcttgtttgaaaggtccctctttctgagatactaggtctttatactcagtgatatctagggtattattccgggacttctgattttgcggaagcaatggcctagtccccgtataatacttttcgcCTGCTTGAAAatagctcaccctcagcataaaaaatgatgaaacattgcaaaatgctaatcatgtgctgttgaagaaaagattctctaaagggaacacaccaaaactcgaaccatcatctctctgctgaacggaagttctgacctgagctctcacggtttcgtaTTTAACCCcatacagatatcatctgtggtatactcacctgtaagactgaatattgggatttggatatgggagtatattcaagaagtgggacacatggataagtttaagtctctaaaatactaaattcgtatcctgaactgattgaaatttgtatgaaaatttaaagtggatcagtacatcgacaatctaagcgaattgtttaaATTCTGAGTATGTTATTAAAGCTTAACGATACTTGTGACTTGTtaatagctgatatgattccctaacacgctcaatcaaaaatatgtttgtaaatagtttacttttacTGCATTTTTATTTCTGTTtctgtaggatcgtgatctgacccaaacgagtcgttcagaggtgttcttctctgtttcaggtgcggaataacaagaaacggaggtagaaacaACTGATTGTTCACTATAACTGttgattgtattgattagaatGCAATTACAagcagttcttcacaccggcaacacttcggtatggaatacaaggcaatcttcttgatttcgctcattgaacccctatatatagttgctgagatttcgctcatatgtacacatgaccataagagcgaaatcacaatgaccaaataagcgaaatcatctAACTAAGtgccctatgagcgaaatcagctcactAAACACAATACTCTTCCTATTTTCTCTTaaatcgtgccc
The Helianthus annuus cultivar XRQ/B chromosome 6, HanXRQr2.0-SUNRISE, whole genome shotgun sequence genome window above contains:
- the LOC110906360 gene encoding uncharacterized protein LOC110906360; its protein translation is MAPFEMLYGRKCRTPMCWGEVGPRELAHKDVVQATNEKIDVVRAHLKATQDKQKSYADKRRKPIEFQVGDMVMLKVSPWKGVIRFRKRGKLSPRFIGPFKIIERVGKVAYRLELPDELSEIHGTFHVSQLRKCLAEETTYIHYGDIEVDNNLNYAVRPIGILDRKVKDLRNKKINQVKIKWEHRKGSDTTCVGALISGHGNHENSVFG